A genomic segment from Bradyrhizobium sp. CB1015 encodes:
- a CDS encoding thioesterase family protein: MTAIYRVDGNNVITSPDAAGPWDRRMQHGSAPASLVTWAAERIPTPVQMDVARVTIDLMRPVPVAPLTIATEVLREGRKIQLCGIKLLADGVQVVGATVLKIRRQELTLPDEVEELPVTLPSPEDSLVEDGHAATSPFVRSVSMRAARGRFGHAGAGAIWFRVDHPLIEGEAISQAMRAVVAADFSNGTASTLDFRAWTYINADLTVSFARQPVGEWILLDGDSWIGPDGAGLAMSRLADRQGYFGRAVQSLVIEKR, translated from the coding sequence ATGACCGCCATCTACCGCGTCGACGGCAACAACGTCATCACCAGCCCCGATGCGGCCGGTCCCTGGGACCGGCGCATGCAGCACGGCTCGGCGCCGGCATCGCTGGTGACGTGGGCGGCTGAGCGTATCCCGACGCCGGTACAGATGGACGTCGCGCGCGTGACCATCGATCTGATGCGCCCGGTGCCCGTGGCGCCGCTCACGATCGCGACCGAGGTCTTGCGCGAGGGCCGCAAGATCCAGCTCTGCGGAATCAAGCTGCTCGCCGACGGCGTGCAGGTGGTCGGCGCCACCGTGCTGAAGATCAGGCGCCAGGAGCTGACGCTGCCCGACGAGGTCGAGGAGCTGCCGGTCACGTTGCCCTCGCCGGAGGATTCGTTGGTCGAGGACGGTCACGCCGCCACCAGCCCGTTCGTGCGATCGGTCTCGATGCGCGCCGCGCGCGGCCGCTTCGGCCACGCCGGTGCGGGCGCGATCTGGTTTCGCGTCGACCATCCGCTGATCGAAGGCGAGGCCATCTCGCAGGCGATGCGCGCCGTGGTCGCGGCCGATTTCTCCAACGGCACCGCCTCGACGCTCGACTTCCGCGCCTGGACCTACATCAACGCCGATCTCACCGTGAGCTTTGCGCGCCAGCCGGTCGGCGAGTGGATCCTGCTCGACGGCGATTCCTGGATCGGCCCCGACGGCGCGGGCCTTGCGATGTCGCGCCTCGCCGACCGCCAGGGCTATTTCGGCCGCGCGGTGCAGAGTCTCGTAATCGAGAAGCGGTGA